The sequence CTCACTAATTCTTCAGGATCCCAATTTTCCGCCTTCCATTCGTTGATCACGTCTTTAAATCCAAACTTTGAAGGATGCCCGTATTTTTCAAGATGGATTTTATATTGCCCTGATCCTTCCCCGTACATGTTTCTCGCATACCAGTCGCCAGCTTCGGGTTCACATTGCGGTCCCCAGTGTGCCCACATGCCAAACTTGGCATCACGAAACCACTCAGGTGTTTTATAATGCTGTAACGATTCCCATGTGGGTTTGAATGGCCCTTTTGCAATTGGCTCACCTGTAAAAGGCTCCTCAAAGAAATTATTACCCAATGCCCGTGATAACCACAACGATGGCAAAGTGGCGGCCATTCCTTTGATCAATGTTCTTCGCTTCATTTTTAGCAGTTAATGGAGTTGAATTACCTAATACAAATTTATCCTGCGGGCTTTCGTTGTCAATACACTAAAAAGACTTTGTTTTGTACAAATCCGACTTTCCCGGAACCAGAGCTCCAAACATGGACCGGGTTATTCCGCTTTCAAAGTGGTTGTTGCTACCGGAAGCGATCCGCTCCTGGCAGTGATGGTTATTTCGCCTTTCCTGCCTGTCGATTGTATGATAGCGATACATTTTCCCTGCCAGGCTTCCATCTGGTTCCCCTTTAAGGGCGTATGGCTTTGCTGATCACCATTGCCTACTGCAGCGAGTTTACCGGCCCCGGTGACTTCAAAAGTGATCCTATTGTTAGCAAAAGGAACCGGCAGGCCATTGACATCAAGCACCTGCACAGCAACATAACTCAGGTCCTGCCGGTTTGCCTTCAGCACTTTTTTATCAGGCGACAGCATTATTGTAGCCGGTTCACCGGCCGTTTGAACAGAAAAGGAAACCCTTTTTCCGTCTGCTGTTTTTCCTATGGCTTCCAGTTTACCTGGTTCATAGGGTACTTCCCAGAACAGGAAGGCTTCTTTGTTGAGCTCCCATTTGCGGGTGCCCAATGATCTTCCATTCAGTTTCAGTTCCACTTCCGGTACATTGGTATACACATGCACCGCCAGCGTATCGCCTTTCCGGTCATGGTTCCAATGGGTTTCGACCTTTGGCCAGCTCCAGAAAGAGCACAGCTCTCTATTCCTTGCCGATGTATCGGTTTGCACAGCAATATGTACCACGGGTTCCTTATTCCAAAGGGCTTTCCTGAACCAAAACCCGGGTTTTGGAAAGCCGCACATGTCGATCACACCGCAGGAAGCGCCACGCCAAGGCCAGGTTGGCCATTTTTCCCAGAATTTACAACCGGTACCTACATCGCCAATGCCTGCTTCACCGATATAATCAAACCCCGTCCACAGAAATTCACCTGCCACATAATCTTTCACCTGCCCCTCCAGCCATTGGTCATAGGAACGCAATTGCCAGCAATCGCCGGTGTGGTAGGGATATATCACCGTCTCGGACCCAAAGATGACCCGGTTGGGGTATTTTTCATGGTCTGTTTTATAAAAAGCCTCCTGGTAGTTGTAACCGACTATATCCAATAAACCGGCCATGCCAAAGGAATTGGCATTAACGATCTCGTTGCAGGCTGCAGTAAAGGGACGCGTATTATCGTATTTGCGCGAAGCTTCTATGAGCATTGGGGTGATCTTTAATGCATTTTCTTTATTATACTGCTCCCTTACTTCGTTGCCGATACTCCAGGCAATAACACAAGGATGGTTCCGGTCGCGCCTGATCCAGTTTTCAACATCCTTTTCGTACCATTTCGTAAAATGAGCTGCATATCCAGCTGGCGTTTTCCCGTCCATCCATTCATCAAATAGCTCGTCAATGACCACAAATCCCAAAGTATCCGCATACGCCAACAACTCCGGCGATGGCGGGTTGTGGCTCATCCTGAGCGCATTGCAGCCCATGCTTTTTAAGATCTCCAACTGGCGTTTATGTGTGCCATCCACCACGACGGCGCCCAATGGCCCGCCATCGTGGTGATTGTTTACCCCTTTCAATTTGACCTGTTTCTCATTTAACAAAAAACCTTTGTTGGGATCAAATTGAGCTATCCTTATGCCAAATGATGAAGCATAATGATCTACCACCTTTCCGCCCGATTGCACTTCTACCTGTAACTGATATAACCTGGGTTGTTCAACAGACCATAATGCCGGTTTGTTGATCCTGATGTTTTGTTCGATCTTCAGCTCCAGTCCGGCCCCCGCTTCCACTTTCGATGTAGCCCTCCCCGCTTCTTTACCGGCTGCATTTATCAATTTTGTAATTACTGTACAGGGCCGATCACCCCTCGTTTCGTTGCTCAATGCTATGGAAATATCAATACTGGCCTTGTCATTGTTGGCCTCTACGGTGCGGGCAAAAACTCCCCATTGATCAATATGCAGTTTGTTTTTAGCTACCAGCCATACATGCCGGTAAATTCCGGAACCGGTATACCACCTGGAATTGGGCTGTTCAGTGGTATTCACTTTTACAGCGATAACGTTTTCCTGGCCCGCAGGTTTCAAATACTGTGTGAGGTCATAATAGAAAGAAGAATACCCATAAGGGCGAATGCCCAGGTAATGTCCATTGATCCATACTTCGCTGTTGCGATAAACACCATCGAACAATACTTCCACCTTCCTGCCGGAAAAACCCGGTTCAGACCTGAAGTGTTTTCTGTACCAACCAATGCCGCTATAGGTATAGCCTCCACCTGCGCCAGTACGATTGGCCGAATCGAAAGGATGTTCGATACTGAAATCGTGCAGCACATCCACCAGGCGCCAGTTGGCATCATCAAATTCAGGCCGCTCAGCGCCGGGATGATCGTTCAGCGCAAACCTCCAGCCAAAGTCGAAAGGGATTTTCGTCTTATTAATTTTCTGCGCTGTTGAATACGATACTATTGACATAAAAACCATCAACAGCGAAACGCCAGAAGCTTTAATCGTTTTTCTACACTTTATCATTTGGTCCCTGAAACACGCGTTGTTTACCGACGTTTTTTGAAAATATGCTGTACAAAAAGATACAGATTGTTGGCCCACTCGGTATCGTCATGAGCATTGTCATCCACATGCCATACATGCGGCACCCCTTGTTTTTTGAGGTACTGGTGCACACGCTGGCTGACACTGATCAGTCCATCCTTATTGCCACAGCCAAGCCACAGCACTTTAAGTTGCTTCTTTGCTGCCACCAAATCCGGCAACAGTTTGGTGTCAGAAAGTCCCCCGAATTCATTAGTATTCGGGGCTGAAGAAAATCCACCGACGTAAGCAAAAGTATTGATGTGCGAAAGGCCGATATTCAGAGACTGGCCACCGCCCATGGACAACCCTGCGAGTGCACGATGTTTGCGGTCGGTGTAAACCGAATAGTGGGATTCGATGTAAGGAATGATGTCGTTGAGCAAATCGTTTTCGAAGGGCTTGCCATAACCTTTAAATCCGCCATTTCGCTCTTCCTGTTCATCAGGCTTGGGATTGGACACAGTTATGTTTGTATTACAATTAGGGAAAACCATAATTGCAGGTCCGATTTTACCGTCGGCCAGCAGGTTGTCGATGACATAATCAGCATGGACCCAGTAAGGCCATTGACCGGCGCCGGAGTTGAGACCGTGCAGTAAATAAATCACCGGATACTTTCGGTCGGGTGAATATCCGGGAGGTGTATAAACCAGCATCTCCCGACGTGTGGAAAGCGTTTTGGAGTCATACTGAACAGTAGCCATAGTACCGTGAGCTATATTTTCACGCTTGTCTCTGAACCCGGCAGGTGGATTGTCAAAGGCGGGCTTATCATCGGGTCCCAGCTTAGTTGGTCCCCCAAAGCGACCTTTGCTGGTGGACGCTGGTGTGGAATCTTTGACCACCACTGATGGTTTTTCCTGTGCATAACCTGAAATACCATCAGCTAAAAGCAAAAACAATACTATTAATACGTTATTCATATTATAGTTTTACCGGATTTATAAATAACAACCCCTCAGCCTCATCGGTGTGTAAAGAACACAAATAAAAATGCACAAAGGCGAAGCAAGTCTAACTCGGGTTTGTAATATCTTATTGGTGTCATACTTTTTAAAGGTAAATTTTAAACACCATTGCCAAGTCATTCGGAACCAGTTTTGGTTTTTGAATTGATAACGAACCAGCATTTTGTTTCCATGATATCTTTTCCTTGCTACCCAGTACTTCAATTCGCTTTACTACGCCATTACCTTTTGTTTTACCCAACGCTTTCAGCATCACTTTTTCCTCCGGTGTACCCAATACAGTAGCATATAAATTTTTCCCTTTCTGATTGTAGCGAATATCTTTTGCCGAAAATTTTATTTTTTCTTCGTTAAACCCAGGACCATTCATCGGATTAGCTGCTTCAGCAACCGGTCCTTCTCCATAGATTTTCCAGGGACGAGTATCAAAAATGCTTTCCTTGTTAATATCCATCCAGCCAGCGATGCCTTCGAGTATTGCCATTTCTTTTTCATCAATTGTCCCGTCTCCACGAATAGGAATATTCAGCAGCAGATTCCCATTTTTGCTGACAATATCAACCAACGTATGGATAACAGTCTTTGCTGATTTATAACCATTATTCTCATAGGTGGACCTTTTATAATGCCAGTCACCAATACACGTACAGGTTTGCCAGGCTTTGTTTTGCATCTTATCAGGAGCTCCTCTTTCCACATCCCAGACCATGCATTTTTTTTGGTCTTCGGTGAGTACTTTACCAAACAAAACAGCGTTGAGTTTGCCGTTGTGCGTGGCCATGTTATGATTATAGTAGTGTGCGGCAATTTTTAACCCCGCATCGCTTACAGGATAGAGAGGAAGTCCTGTATCATCGAAGTAGAGTAGATCGGGATTGTATTGGTTGATCAGATCAATCGTGCGGTTATAAAATTTGTCGCAATAATCCTGTGTTGGCACAGAAGCCCCATTTTTCCAATCCCATTGCTTCCACAAGCTGGTAATATTTTCGCTTCCCTCACTGAGCGTGTGATCCTGTGCATACAGCGCTTGCGGGTCAAGCCCCTCCCACCAGGTTCCCTTGCCATCCGTCCTGGTGAGTTTCCCGTCGTAGGGAACGCCGGCCAAAGGACCATTTTTATCTGAACGTTGAGCCGTTTCAAACCAGGTCCATGCATGAGAAGCGTGCACACTTAATCCGAAGGGAAGATTATATTTCTTTGCTGCATTGGCCCAACCCTTAATAATATCCTTCTTTGGACCAACCCGAAGGGAGTTCCATTCCTGGTATTTGCTGTTCCACAAATCGAGATTATCGTGGTGGTTGGCCATCGCAAAGAAATATTGTGCCCCCGTACGTTTGTAAAGGGCTACCAGGTTTTCCGGATCCCAACGCTGCGCTTTCCAGTCGTTGATCACTTCTTTAAACCCCGCTTTGGAAGGATGTCCGTAATGGGCTACATGCCATTTATATTGTTCACCGCCTTCATCGTACATGAACCGTCCATACCAGTCGCCCTGTTCAGGCTGACATTGCGGGCCCCAATGCGCCCAAATACCAAACTTGGCATTACGGAACCATTCGGGTACTTTATATTGTTGAAGTGATTGCCAGGTGGGTTCGAACTTGCCTGGTGCAACCGGTTCGTTGCCTGGCCTGACTGGCGATTGATAATTTTCCTGCGCGATAAGCGAATGAGCAAGAAGAGCACCAGTAATCAGTGAAATAATATGTTTCATTAGCTTCATTAATCTACAGATTTTATTTTTGAATAATCTCTTTCCAGTTATCTGTTCTGAAAGGGATAGCTGGCAGCCTTGCTGAATTTACCAGGTTACAGAGGGGATTGTCTGCCCAGGCATATCGCACGGCTTCAGGCTCCGCGACTTTATCGGAAGAAAGGATCACATGGTCTCCTTCAATAATGGCTTTTGCCCAATAAAACTTTTTGTCTTTGCCTGCAATGGCAAAACCCGTCACTTCTTTTCCGTCCCTCGTTGAAAGACCTGAACCCGTATTGGTGAAATTGATGCGGATACGGTTCCCCTCTTTCCGGAAATTTGTATACACCGGCCCAGATGCGATACCGGCTTGTTTGTACACCTGTTTATTTGCAATTAATGCCAGCCGGCGGCCCACTTCCTGTTTATTTTTCGGATGAATATCATTCGCTTCCCCAATATCTATGATGCATGCCATACCTGTGTTGGGCAGAGATAATGTCAACGTTTGCGCTTCGCGCAATTCGGCCCATTCACTTTCAGTGGGCAGCGGTTTTGTTTTCATGTAATTCGCCAGCTGAACAAACAAAAATGGACAATCGCCCTGCTGCCAGCGTTGCCGCCAATCGGTGATGAGCATCGGAAACAATTTTCTGTAATTGTAAGCAGCCCAGGCATTCGATTCGCCCTGATACCAGATAAATCCTTTGATACTATAAGGAATAAGCGGGTTGATCATGGCATTGAAGAGCACGGTGGGGTAATACTGATAGTTGAGTATTTTCGGAAAAGCGGTTTCAAGGTCTTTTTGATACAACCATTTCCCGGCTAAAGAAATTGTAGAAGCACCATCAGTAATATACAGGTCCTCTGCCGGAGGATTCAAACCGCCGCCGCCCCATAGCATGGCCATCCTGATAGCAATGATATTATCACCCTGTTTCACAAGGTTGGCTGGAATAGTATAATGATGCGTGGGATTCGCATTCCAGATATTCTTACAGATCTCCTGTCCATTGAAATAAAGGGAATAGTTCATTTCCGGATGGCCCAGATGCACTGTTAGCTCTTTCCCGGCAAAGGACCCAGGCAATGATACCTTTTTCCGTAACCAAACCATTCCTTCATAATTTCCAATTCCAAAATCTTTTATAACATTGGGCATTTCAATATTTGTCCAACCGGCATCATTATATTCCAGGGCAGGAATTATTTTATCCGTATTGTTTTGTGGATTAAAAACAATATCCCAAGTGCGTATCCAGTTCAAACTATCGGTTATAAAATCTTCCCGATCAAAACTAAGCGTATCATTACTGAGTGTTTTTGCTCTGGTAATGGGCGATGTAAGCAACATGTCGCGGCTCGTCCAGGCTTCCACCGGCGTTCCGCCCCAGGTGCTTTGAATAATGCCAACCGGAATATGCTGATCCCGATGAATTTTACGGGCAAAATAGTAAGCAACCGCCGAGAATTCCTTCACATTTGCCGTATCACAAACTTTCCATTTGCCAGATAAGATATCTGACTGTGGGGTCAATTGCTTGTCATGCTCAACAACAAGAAAACGTATTTGAGGAAAGTTGGCACTTTCAATTTCCTTACGCGCATCCCCGGACTGCTGCACCTGCCATTCCATATTCGACTGACCCGAAGCCAGCCATACATCTCCGATCAGGATGCCTTTCAGCTCGATTGCGGCATTGGGCTTTCCTGATTCAGCTATCTTGAGCACATAAGGACCACCTGCTTTAAACTTTGGAAATCGAAGCATCCATTTTCCGTCTTTACCGGCTTTGGTAGTGGCACGCACCGTCCCAAGTTCCGCTATTACCAACTTTCCCGGACTCGCCTTTCCCCAAACAGGAATGGAAATCCCTCGTTGCAAGACCATATTGTCGCCAAATACTTTCGGCAAACTGATCTGAGCATTAGAAAGCAAGCTGAATAAAAATAATGATGCTATAAAAAAAGATATGCGGATCGCTTTATTCATGGTCATCTTAATAATAATCTTACTTAACTGAAATTTTCTCCTTCTGAAAGATGTTATGGGATGAATTACCTATCTGCAGGATGTATTCACCGGCTTCAGCGTTCCATGCCTTTTTTAGTTCGTCGTAAAATGCCAGATCGGCCACTTTCACCTGCAGTTCAACGGTCTTCGTTTCACCAGGTTTCAGGAATATTTTCTCAAAAGCCTTTAGCTCTTTCTCGGGGCGCAATACAGAACAAACCGGATCGCTTACATATAGCTGCACCACTTCCGCTCCGTGCAAGCTGCCTGTATTTTTGATGGTAAATTTAGCATGAATGATCTCGTTTTTTCCATAGCTTACTTTATCCGTTGAAAAATGACTGATGGAAAAATCAGTATAAGAAAGCCCATAACCAAAGGGAAATTGCGGTTGAATTCTCTTCGTATCGAACCAGCGGTATCCTACCAGGATATCTTCTTCATAATTGACTTTCAGATCTCTGCCGGGAAAGTTGCCCAGGGCATGAGCAGGTGACTGCGACAGGGATACCGGCAGCGTGAACGGGAGCTTGCCCGAAGGGTTTATTTTACCACTCAGCAGATCGGCCACTACATTCCCGGCTTCCATACCTCCAAACCACGACCATAAGATGGCGGGTACCCGGTGAACGATACCGGCCAGTTTAACCGGCGACCCGGCAATAATAACCACTATTGTATTAGGATTTGCTTTGGCCACTTCCTGGATCAGGATCTCCTGCCCGTAGGGCAAATCCATATTTTGCTTGTCAGAGGATTCGGTATCAAAATCATGATTCAATCCACCGAAAATAATAGCAACATCCGATTCCCTGGCGGCTGCCACCGCTTCATCGATGAGTTTCCAATCCACTTTGTCGGCACTGGACTGGCCAGTGTTATTGCCTTCCCGGAAGGTAGATTGCTTTTCATACCCCTGTGCATAATTTATTTTTACCCTGGCGCCCAGCTTTTGCTGCAGGGCCTGCAGGGGTGTTATTTCATACAGGGTCTTTATTTCAGAACTGAGCCCGCCGCTGCAATGTTTACGGGTAGCATTATCACCAATGACGGCGATTGATTTTAGTTTATCGACCTGCAGCGGCAGCAGTTTACCCTTATTTTGTAATAATACCGCCGCTTCGGCAGCAGCATGATAGGCAGCCTGCTGATGTGCGGGGGTATTCATTGTACCTTTCTCCCGGTTCTTTTCATCGAAGACTTTGGTATTAAACATTACCCGTAATACGTTCCCCACTTTTTCATCCACCACCGATACCGGTACTTTTCCTTCTTCCACTGCCTTGACCAGGGGACTGGCAAAGTACCATTCATTGTAATCTTTTTTATCGGTACCCATTTCCAGGTCGAGCCCGGTTAAAGCCGCTTTCACGGTTGAATGTGCGGCCGACCAGTCGGTCATTAACACGCCCTTGAAACCAAATTCATTTCTAAGCAGTTGCCGGTTGAGGTAGTCATTTTCCGAACACCACTCCCCTCTGAACCTGTTGTAGGCAGCCATCACGGTATAAGCGCCGCCTTCCGTTACCGAGGCTTTAAATGCCGGCAAATAAATTTCACGCAAAGCCCTTTCGCTCATGGTCACGTCAATAGAGTCGCGGTGTTCTTCCTGGTTATTGGCCAGCCAGTGTTTTACGCTGGCGGCCACATCCTTCGACTGCAACGCTTTGATATAAGCAACGGCCATCTTTGAAACCAGCAAAGGGTCTTCACTCATGTATTCAAAGTTTCTGCCGCAAAGTGGAGAGCGGATAATGTTGACGCCGGGGCCCAGTAGAACATCTTTTTTCCGGTAGCGGGCTTCTTCCGCCAACACCAACCCCTGTTGGTAAGCCAACGCGGGATTCCAGGTAGCGGCCAGCGCTGTTCCCGGCGGAAAACAAGTCGCAGAATCATTGGTCCACCCTGCATAGGCCCAGTCGTGCCTGTTAATCTCAGCACGTACGCCATGTGGCCCGTCACTCAACGCCCATTCAGGAATGCCCAGTCTTTTTATACCTGCTACATAAAATTTTGAATTCCCATGCAGGAGGCTCACCTTTTCCTGTAAGGTCATTTGGCTGATCAAGGTGCGGATCTTTTGTTCAGTAGCCATATCGCCCGCTGCCGTTTGTTGGGCATCGGTTGCGAGCACCATCGACAATAAAACTGCGGGAAGCAATAAAATATTCAACAGGGAAGAACGCAGCAAACCAGGCTGTAACAGTTGTAGTTTCATATAACAATGCAATGATTAATTGAATGCTGTAAAAGTATTACGGTACTGTTTGAAACCAGGGACCGGAATGTTTCACAGTAGGGTATCAAATGTTACCAAAGCCTTACTTTCACCAGGTTTACTCAAGCCCCACCCGCTGCATAGGCATACAACAAATAGCTGCAAAAAAAGGAAGGAGTAGAAACTCCCTCCGCCTTGCAAAATTGCTATGCTAATAAAAAGATTTTTCTGAAGATTTCTTCCTGAGGATGCCCTCAACGGCATGCCGGTACCTGGACGAATTATTCTTTAGCGATATAATTATAAATTCCCACCTCGGCTTTTGAAGGAGTTTTAAATGCCATCTGCATGGACTTATCCGTTAAAGATATAAGTGTGGCTTTGGCGTAAACCTGGTCCTTCCCAAGATTCAGCGGAATCACACCAGAAAAACTCACTGTTTTGGCATCTTTGTCCAGGTAATAGGTTCCGGAAGTAATGCCACTGGTACTTATCATTTTCTGGTCTACTTTTACAAAGGGGCCGCCCTTAAGGCTGAATGTCATAGTACCATAGTCGCCTTTAGGACATAACCATGTATTGT is a genomic window of Paraflavitalea devenefica containing:
- a CDS encoding alpha/beta hydrolase, which codes for MNNVLIVLFLLLADGISGYAQEKPSVVVKDSTPASTSKGRFGGPTKLGPDDKPAFDNPPAGFRDKRENIAHGTMATVQYDSKTLSTRREMLVYTPPGYSPDRKYPVIYLLHGLNSGAGQWPYWVHADYVIDNLLADGKIGPAIMVFPNCNTNITVSNPKPDEQEERNGGFKGYGKPFENDLLNDIIPYIESHYSVYTDRKHRALAGLSMGGGQSLNIGLSHINTFAYVGGFSSAPNTNEFGGLSDTKLLPDLVAAKKQLKVLWLGCGNKDGLISVSQRVHQYLKKQGVPHVWHVDDNAHDDTEWANNLYLFVQHIFKKRR
- a CDS encoding glycoside hydrolase family 3 C-terminal domain-containing protein; its protein translation is MKLQLLQPGLLRSSLLNILLLPAVLLSMVLATDAQQTAAGDMATEQKIRTLISQMTLQEKVSLLHGNSKFYVAGIKRLGIPEWALSDGPHGVRAEINRHDWAYAGWTNDSATCFPPGTALAATWNPALAYQQGLVLAEEARYRKKDVLLGPGVNIIRSPLCGRNFEYMSEDPLLVSKMAVAYIKALQSKDVAASVKHWLANNQEEHRDSIDVTMSERALREIYLPAFKASVTEGGAYTVMAAYNRFRGEWCSENDYLNRQLLRNEFGFKGVLMTDWSAAHSTVKAALTGLDLEMGTDKKDYNEWYFASPLVKAVEEGKVPVSVVDEKVGNVLRVMFNTKVFDEKNREKGTMNTPAHQQAAYHAAAEAAVLLQNKGKLLPLQVDKLKSIAVIGDNATRKHCSGGLSSEIKTLYEITPLQALQQKLGARVKINYAQGYEKQSTFREGNNTGQSSADKVDWKLIDEAVAAARESDVAIIFGGLNHDFDTESSDKQNMDLPYGQEILIQEVAKANPNTIVVIIAGSPVKLAGIVHRVPAILWSWFGGMEAGNVVADLLSGKINPSGKLPFTLPVSLSQSPAHALGNFPGRDLKVNYEEDILVGYRWFDTKRIQPQFPFGYGLSYTDFSISHFSTDKVSYGKNEIIHAKFTIKNTGSLHGAEVVQLYVSDPVCSVLRPEKELKAFEKIFLKPGETKTVELQVKVADLAFYDELKKAWNAEAGEYILQIGNSSHNIFQKEKISVK
- a CDS encoding glycoside hydrolase family 2 TIM barrel-domain containing protein: MSIVSYSTAQKINKTKIPFDFGWRFALNDHPGAERPEFDDANWRLVDVLHDFSIEHPFDSANRTGAGGGYTYSGIGWYRKHFRSEPGFSGRKVEVLFDGVYRNSEVWINGHYLGIRPYGYSSFYYDLTQYLKPAGQENVIAVKVNTTEQPNSRWYTGSGIYRHVWLVAKNKLHIDQWGVFARTVEANNDKASIDISIALSNETRGDRPCTVITKLINAAGKEAGRATSKVEAGAGLELKIEQNIRINKPALWSVEQPRLYQLQVEVQSGGKVVDHYASSFGIRIAQFDPNKGFLLNEKQVKLKGVNNHHDGGPLGAVVVDGTHKRQLEILKSMGCNALRMSHNPPSPELLAYADTLGFVVIDELFDEWMDGKTPAGYAAHFTKWYEKDVENWIRRDRNHPCVIAWSIGNEVREQYNKENALKITPMLIEASRKYDNTRPFTAACNEIVNANSFGMAGLLDIVGYNYQEAFYKTDHEKYPNRVIFGSETVIYPYHTGDCWQLRSYDQWLEGQVKDYVAGEFLWTGFDYIGEAGIGDVGTGCKFWEKWPTWPWRGASCGVIDMCGFPKPGFWFRKALWNKEPVVHIAVQTDTSARNRELCSFWSWPKVETHWNHDRKGDTLAVHVYTNVPEVELKLNGRSLGTRKWELNKEAFLFWEVPYEPGKLEAIGKTADGKRVSFSVQTAGEPATIMLSPDKKVLKANRQDLSYVAVQVLDVNGLPVPFANNRITFEVTGAGKLAAVGNGDQQSHTPLKGNQMEAWQGKCIAIIQSTGRKGEITITARSGSLPVATTTLKAE
- a CDS encoding alpha-L-fucosidase, whose protein sequence is MKHIISLITGALLAHSLIAQENYQSPVRPGNEPVAPGKFEPTWQSLQQYKVPEWFRNAKFGIWAHWGPQCQPEQGDWYGRFMYDEGGEQYKWHVAHYGHPSKAGFKEVINDWKAQRWDPENLVALYKRTGAQYFFAMANHHDNLDLWNSKYQEWNSLRVGPKKDIIKGWANAAKKYNLPFGLSVHASHAWTWFETAQRSDKNGPLAGVPYDGKLTRTDGKGTWWEGLDPQALYAQDHTLSEGSENITSLWKQWDWKNGASVPTQDYCDKFYNRTIDLINQYNPDLLYFDDTGLPLYPVSDAGLKIAAHYYNHNMATHNGKLNAVLFGKVLTEDQKKCMVWDVERGAPDKMQNKAWQTCTCIGDWHYKRSTYENNGYKSAKTVIHTLVDIVSKNGNLLLNIPIRGDGTIDEKEMAILEGIAGWMDINKESIFDTRPWKIYGEGPVAEAANPMNGPGFNEEKIKFSAKDIRYNQKGKNLYATVLGTPEEKVMLKALGKTKGNGVVKRIEVLGSKEKISWKQNAGSLSIQKPKLVPNDLAMVFKIYL
- a CDS encoding sialate O-acetylesterase, with protein sequence MVLQRGISIPVWGKASPGKLVIAELGTVRATTKAGKDGKWMLRFPKFKAGGPYVLKIAESGKPNAAIELKGILIGDVWLASGQSNMEWQVQQSGDARKEIESANFPQIRFLVVEHDKQLTPQSDILSGKWKVCDTANVKEFSAVAYYFARKIHRDQHIPVGIIQSTWGGTPVEAWTSRDMLLTSPITRAKTLSNDTLSFDREDFITDSLNWIRTWDIVFNPQNNTDKIIPALEYNDAGWTNIEMPNVIKDFGIGNYEGMVWLRKKVSLPGSFAGKELTVHLGHPEMNYSLYFNGQEICKNIWNANPTHHYTIPANLVKQGDNIIAIRMAMLWGGGGLNPPAEDLYITDGASTISLAGKWLYQKDLETAFPKILNYQYYPTVLFNAMINPLIPYSIKGFIWYQGESNAWAAYNYRKLFPMLITDWRQRWQQGDCPFLFVQLANYMKTKPLPTESEWAELREAQTLTLSLPNTGMACIIDIGEANDIHPKNKQEVGRRLALIANKQVYKQAGIASGPVYTNFRKEGNRIRINFTNTGSGLSTRDGKEVTGFAIAGKDKKFYWAKAIIEGDHVILSSDKVAEPEAVRYAWADNPLCNLVNSARLPAIPFRTDNWKEIIQK